A region from the Cryptosporangium arvum DSM 44712 genome encodes:
- a CDS encoding NAD(P)H-dependent flavin oxidoreductase has translation MRTDLCDRLGIEHPIFGFTPSEHVAAAVSRAGGLGVLGAVRYNDPAGLAAALDWMDANTDGRPYGVDVVMPMKAPTEGSIGDLSALVPPAHRDFVEKTLHELGVPPLPAEDSADQEGVLGWLHSVARAHVEIALEHRPALIANALGSPPADVIGQAHDRGILVAALAGRVDHARRQVADGVDIVVAQGSEAGGHTGEVGTMVLVPEIVDAVGDQVPVLAAGGIGSGRQVTAALALGASGVWMGSTWLLTSEYGEGLPGQTAVSRALLNASSSDTVRARIYSGKMARLVKSKWTEAWAAPGAPDPLPMPLQNLLVGEAHRRIAAADDPEVVAMPAGQIIGRFDTLRPVADVIADIVQEAEETRARLAK, from the coding sequence GTGCGTACCGATCTCTGTGACCGGCTCGGCATCGAGCACCCGATCTTCGGGTTCACGCCGTCGGAACACGTGGCGGCCGCGGTCAGCCGGGCCGGTGGCCTCGGCGTGCTCGGCGCCGTCCGCTACAACGACCCGGCGGGGCTGGCGGCCGCGCTGGACTGGATGGACGCCAACACCGACGGCCGGCCGTACGGCGTCGACGTCGTGATGCCGATGAAGGCACCCACCGAGGGCTCGATCGGCGACCTGTCCGCGCTGGTGCCGCCCGCCCACCGGGACTTCGTCGAGAAGACGCTGCACGAGCTGGGGGTTCCGCCGCTCCCCGCGGAGGACAGCGCCGACCAGGAAGGGGTCCTCGGCTGGCTGCACTCGGTGGCGCGCGCCCACGTCGAGATCGCGCTGGAGCACCGGCCGGCGCTGATCGCCAACGCGCTCGGGTCCCCGCCCGCCGACGTGATCGGCCAGGCCCACGACCGCGGCATCCTCGTCGCGGCGCTCGCCGGCCGGGTCGACCACGCCCGCCGCCAGGTCGCCGACGGCGTCGACATCGTGGTGGCGCAGGGCTCGGAGGCCGGTGGGCACACCGGCGAGGTCGGCACGATGGTGCTGGTGCCGGAGATCGTCGACGCGGTCGGCGACCAGGTGCCGGTGCTCGCGGCGGGCGGGATCGGGTCGGGGCGGCAGGTGACCGCCGCGCTCGCGCTCGGGGCGTCCGGGGTGTGGATGGGCTCGACCTGGTTGCTGACGTCCGAGTACGGCGAGGGGCTGCCGGGCCAGACCGCGGTGAGCCGGGCGCTGCTCAACGCGTCCTCGTCCGACACGGTCCGGGCCCGGATCTACTCCGGCAAGATGGCCCGGCTGGTGAAGAGCAAGTGGACCGAGGCCTGGGCTGCGCCGGGTGCGCCCGACCCGCTGCCGATGCCGCTGCAGAACCTGCTCGTCGGTGAGGCGCACCGGCGGATCGCCGCCGCCGACGACCCGGAGGTCGTGGCGATGCCCGCCGGTCAGATCATCGGCCGGTTCGACACCCTGCGCCCGGTCGCCGACGTCATCGCCGACATCGTCCAGGAGGCCGAGGAGACCCGGGCCCGCCTAGCGAAGTAG
- a CDS encoding acyl-CoA synthetase, which yields MVLTVADLVEHAVDLVPDRDALVFGERRATYAQFEARANQLAHHLARHGVKPGDHVALHSANSMEAAETMFAVCKLRAATINVNFRSTENELRYVLRDSDAVAVVSQRGLAAEVGAVRADCPDLKHVLEFGDQGTEYEDALAGESPERDFPERDPNDLFIIYTGGTTGRPKGVMWRQEDIWRVLGGGVDFMTGEPIQDEWEQARSGVDSGLVRLVAAPLIHGAAQWTLFGGLFTGSTIVLMPRFDAHEVWRAITDERVNVIAIVGDAMARPLLEAYREGPPDGGAYDPSSLLAISSTAALMSPSVKREYLETFPNSFLTEAVGSSETGFSGIGAISKDNIEPRGPRVNSSRETIVIDEYNRPIAPGSGQVGRLARGGYLPQGYYKDPEKTATLFAEVDGKRYTVPGDFAIPEADGTFLLLGRGNTCINTGGEKVFPEEVEGALKAHPGVFDALVVGVPDERLGWRVGAIIQWREGHEPDAAGLDSTGRAELSGYKMPRSYWWVDQMPRLATGKADYTGARRHVEAHPPSEELPVSAGH from the coding sequence ATGGTCCTCACCGTGGCAGACCTCGTGGAACATGCCGTCGATCTCGTCCCTGACCGCGACGCCCTGGTCTTCGGGGAGCGCCGCGCGACCTACGCCCAGTTCGAGGCGCGGGCCAACCAGTTAGCTCACCACCTGGCCCGACATGGCGTGAAGCCGGGCGACCACGTGGCGCTGCACTCGGCCAACTCGATGGAGGCCGCCGAGACGATGTTCGCCGTGTGCAAACTGCGCGCCGCGACCATCAACGTCAACTTCCGGAGCACCGAGAACGAGTTACGATATGTCCTCCGTGACTCCGATGCCGTCGCGGTCGTCTCCCAGCGCGGCCTGGCCGCCGAGGTGGGCGCGGTCCGGGCCGACTGCCCGGACCTGAAGCACGTGCTCGAGTTCGGCGATCAGGGCACCGAGTACGAGGACGCGCTGGCCGGCGAGTCGCCCGAGCGGGACTTCCCGGAGCGGGATCCGAACGACCTCTTCATCATCTACACCGGCGGCACCACCGGGCGTCCGAAGGGCGTGATGTGGCGCCAGGAAGACATCTGGCGGGTGCTCGGCGGCGGCGTCGACTTCATGACCGGCGAGCCGATCCAGGACGAATGGGAGCAGGCCCGCAGCGGCGTCGACTCCGGGCTGGTCCGGCTGGTCGCCGCCCCGCTGATCCACGGCGCCGCGCAGTGGACGCTGTTCGGCGGTCTCTTCACCGGCAGCACGATCGTCCTGATGCCGCGGTTCGACGCCCACGAGGTGTGGCGGGCCATCACCGACGAGCGGGTCAACGTGATCGCGATCGTCGGCGACGCGATGGCCCGGCCGCTGCTCGAGGCCTACCGCGAGGGGCCGCCCGACGGCGGCGCGTACGACCCGTCCTCGCTGCTCGCGATCTCCAGCACCGCCGCGCTGATGTCCCCCTCGGTGAAGCGTGAGTACCTGGAGACGTTCCCCAACAGCTTCCTCACCGAGGCCGTCGGCTCGTCGGAGACCGGTTTCAGCGGCATCGGCGCGATCAGCAAGGACAACATCGAGCCCCGCGGGCCCCGGGTGAACTCCAGCCGGGAGACGATCGTCATCGACGAGTACAACCGGCCGATCGCGCCGGGGTCGGGCCAGGTGGGCCGGCTGGCCCGCGGCGGCTACCTGCCGCAGGGCTACTACAAGGACCCGGAGAAGACCGCCACGCTGTTCGCCGAGGTGGACGGCAAGCGGTACACGGTGCCCGGCGACTTCGCGATCCCGGAGGCCGACGGCACGTTCCTGCTGCTCGGCCGCGGCAACACGTGCATCAACACCGGCGGGGAGAAGGTCTTCCCGGAGGAGGTCGAGGGCGCGCTCAAGGCGCACCCGGGCGTGTTCGACGCCCTGGTCGTCGGCGTCCCCGACGAACGGCTCGGCTGGCGCGTCGGCGCGATCATCCAGTGGCGGGAGGGCCACGAGCCCGACGCCGCCGGGCTCGACAGCACCGGCCGCGCCGAGCTGTCGGGGTACAAGATGCCCCGGTCGTACTGGTGGGTCGACCAGATGCCACGGCTCGCGACCGGGAAGGCCGACTACACCGGCGCCCGGCGGCACGTCGAGGCGCACCCGCCGTCCGAGGAACTGCCCGTCTCGGCCGGCCATTAA
- a CDS encoding long-chain-fatty-acid--CoA ligase, with amino-acid sequence MDADFRVADLTRRHAAERGDRPALTQGDRTLTYSELEERAGRIANALRADGVGEGDRVAVLDKNSIETVEVLVAAWKLGAVLIPLNWRLTAAELSPVVEDAGAVVLFAAPEFAETAERVAAAVGSVVKTVQLGSDYEKWLGAAPAEDTGFRGDLDTVVFQLYTSGTTGRPKGVLTTNRTLSVGEEGAARSWGIDGDSVTLVAMPMFHIGGLGFALVGLLFGAHGVIVRELVPPDLLDLIVERKVTNTFLVPSVIGMLVALPGAAERDYSALRSIAYGASPITPALLRRALATFGRPLFQLYGLTETQGAIVQLDADDHDPGGPREHLLRAAGKPYPWVELRIVDPVDGTALPAGTPGEILVRSVVNTPGYHNQPETTAALLDPEGWLHTGDIGSLDDEGYLTISDRLKDMIITGGENVFPAEVEAVLADHPDVAGVAVVGRPDPTWGEAVVAVVVARPGSVPDADGLIGFARTRLAGYKLPKSVDYVDALPLGPTGKVLKRELRRSYDDA; translated from the coding sequence ATGGATGCAGACTTCCGGGTAGCTGATCTCACTCGACGACATGCCGCGGAACGCGGCGACCGCCCGGCCCTGACCCAGGGCGACCGCACGCTCACCTACTCCGAACTGGAGGAACGCGCCGGTCGGATCGCCAACGCGCTACGCGCCGACGGCGTCGGCGAGGGCGATCGCGTCGCGGTGCTCGACAAGAACTCGATCGAGACCGTCGAGGTGCTCGTCGCCGCCTGGAAGCTCGGCGCGGTCCTGATCCCGCTCAACTGGCGGCTGACCGCGGCCGAGCTCTCCCCCGTCGTCGAGGACGCCGGAGCGGTCGTCCTGTTCGCCGCGCCCGAGTTCGCGGAGACCGCCGAGCGGGTCGCGGCGGCCGTCGGCTCGGTCGTGAAGACCGTGCAGCTCGGCTCCGACTACGAGAAGTGGCTGGGCGCGGCCCCGGCCGAGGACACCGGCTTCCGCGGCGACCTGGACACGGTCGTCTTCCAGCTCTACACCTCCGGCACCACCGGGCGTCCGAAGGGCGTGCTCACGACGAACCGCACGCTGAGCGTCGGCGAGGAGGGCGCGGCGCGCTCGTGGGGCATCGACGGGGACTCGGTGACGCTCGTCGCGATGCCGATGTTCCACATCGGTGGGCTCGGCTTCGCACTCGTCGGCCTGTTGTTCGGCGCGCACGGCGTGATCGTGCGCGAGCTCGTGCCGCCCGACCTGCTCGACCTGATCGTCGAGCGGAAGGTCACGAACACGTTCCTGGTGCCGTCGGTGATCGGCATGCTCGTCGCCCTGCCCGGCGCGGCCGAGCGCGACTACTCGGCGCTGCGCTCGATCGCCTACGGCGCCTCCCCGATCACCCCGGCGTTGCTGCGCCGGGCGCTGGCGACGTTCGGCCGCCCGCTCTTCCAGCTCTACGGGCTGACCGAGACGCAGGGCGCGATCGTGCAGCTCGACGCCGACGACCACGACCCCGGCGGCCCCCGCGAGCACCTGCTGCGGGCGGCGGGCAAGCCGTACCCGTGGGTGGAGCTGCGGATCGTCGACCCGGTGGACGGCACCGCGCTGCCCGCGGGCACGCCCGGCGAGATCCTGGTCAGGAGCGTGGTCAACACCCCCGGCTACCACAACCAGCCGGAGACGACGGCGGCGCTGCTCGACCCGGAGGGGTGGCTGCACACCGGCGACATCGGCAGCCTGGACGACGAGGGCTACCTCACGATCTCCGACCGGCTCAAGGACATGATCATCACCGGGGGCGAAAACGTGTTCCCGGCCGAGGTGGAGGCCGTGCTCGCCGACCACCCCGACGTCGCCGGGGTGGCCGTGGTCGGCCGGCCCGACCCGACGTGGGGCGAGGCCGTGGTGGCCGTGGTGGTGGCGCGGCCCGGCAGCGTGCCCGATGCCGACGGCCTGATCGGTTTCGCGCGCACCCGCCTGGCCGGATACAAGCTGCCCAAGTCGGTGGACTACGTGGACGCGCTTCCCCTGGGGCCAACGGGCAAGGTGCTCAAGCGCGAGCTGCGCCGCTCCTACGACGACGCCTGA
- a CDS encoding acyl-CoA dehydrogenase family protein translates to MDFSLTETQVELAGLTRRIVSDQVTTERLQAAEAAGSRFDRALWGVLAETGILGADDLLDQCSVLIELGRGLAPVPYLPTIAVAAPGLARFGSADLRLRWLAPAVGGQVVLTAALAHPDVRPPAAAGKAGGGWLLTGEVTAVPAGPIADALLVETVAGVFVVRSDDPGVTIERQPSTDLDDAGRLRLDDVELTDDRRLDGDDVAGWLRARAAVARSAYQLGVLQAALELTAEHARTRVQFGKPVGSFQAVSQRVANAYVDVQALELTVWNAAFAVSDDHDAAAAVATAEFWTAEAGHRVAHTLVHIHGGTGIDVSHPAHRYFTAAKRVEFEGGGATTALLGLGATLATE, encoded by the coding sequence ATGGACTTCTCCCTCACCGAGACCCAGGTGGAGCTCGCGGGCCTCACCCGCCGCATCGTCTCCGACCAGGTCACCACGGAACGGCTGCAGGCGGCCGAGGCCGCGGGCTCGCGCTTCGACCGCGCGCTCTGGGGCGTGCTCGCCGAGACCGGCATCCTCGGCGCGGACGACCTGCTCGACCAGTGCTCGGTCCTGATCGAGCTGGGCCGCGGGCTGGCCCCCGTGCCCTACCTGCCGACGATCGCGGTGGCCGCGCCGGGGCTGGCCCGGTTCGGCTCCGCCGACCTCCGGCTGCGGTGGCTGGCGCCCGCGGTCGGCGGACAGGTCGTGCTCACCGCCGCGCTGGCCCATCCCGACGTCCGGCCGCCGGCCGCCGCGGGCAAAGCCGGTGGTGGCTGGCTGCTGACCGGCGAGGTGACCGCGGTACCGGCCGGCCCGATCGCGGACGCCCTGCTGGTCGAGACCGTGGCCGGGGTGTTCGTGGTGAGGTCGGACGACCCCGGGGTGACGATCGAGCGGCAGCCCTCCACCGACCTCGACGACGCCGGCCGGCTGCGCCTCGACGACGTCGAGCTCACCGACGACCGGCGGCTGGACGGCGACGACGTCGCGGGCTGGCTGCGCGCCCGCGCGGCCGTGGCCCGATCGGCGTACCAGCTCGGCGTTCTGCAGGCGGCGCTCGAGCTCACCGCCGAGCACGCACGCACCCGGGTGCAGTTCGGCAAGCCGGTCGGCTCGTTCCAGGCCGTGAGCCAGCGGGTGGCGAACGCGTACGTCGACGTCCAGGCCCTCGAGCTGACGGTCTGGAACGCGGCGTTCGCGGTCTCCGACGACCACGACGCGGCGGCGGCAGTGGCCACGGCCGAGTTCTGGACGGCCGAGGCCGGACACCGGGTCGCGCACACGCTGGTGCACATCCACGGCGGCACCGGAATCGACGTGTCGCACCCGGCGCACCGCTACTTCACCGCGGCCAAACGCGTCGAGTTCGAGGGCGGGGGTGCCACGACCGCGCTCCTGGGGCTGGGGGCGACCCTGGCCACGGAGTAG
- a CDS encoding TIGR03619 family F420-dependent LLM class oxidoreductase, which translates to MRLGLFGINTDLCALDPQLAVDVAVAAEEAGWESVWTGEHYALPDPPVPASPTRPETPFLDPFVALGHLAGATSTLLLGTGVTVVPVHQPVILAKQVVSVDRLSRGRFLFGVGVGYLEPEFRALGVSLADRGVRTDDYLDALQALWTTSSVHVVGPRVSISGVTAEPRPVRAGGPPLHVGGASPGALRRTVLRGHGWYGWAVTPEETAATVTQLAELADNLDRPAELGALEISVTPSGRTPLDATLVSAYAEAGVDRLIVSPPGRVRRDQEALLRFVRDTPAALLR; encoded by the coding sequence ATGCGACTGGGGCTGTTCGGTATCAACACCGACCTCTGCGCGCTCGACCCGCAGCTCGCGGTCGACGTCGCCGTCGCGGCCGAGGAGGCCGGCTGGGAGAGCGTCTGGACCGGCGAGCACTACGCGTTACCCGACCCGCCGGTCCCGGCGTCACCCACCCGGCCCGAGACGCCGTTCCTCGACCCGTTCGTCGCGCTGGGCCACCTCGCCGGGGCCACCAGCACGCTGCTGCTCGGCACCGGCGTCACGGTGGTGCCGGTGCACCAGCCGGTGATCCTGGCCAAGCAGGTGGTGAGCGTCGACCGGCTGTCCCGGGGACGCTTCCTGTTCGGCGTCGGCGTGGGGTACCTCGAGCCGGAGTTCCGGGCGCTCGGCGTCTCGCTCGCCGACCGCGGGGTACGCACCGACGACTACCTGGACGCGCTGCAGGCGCTCTGGACGACGTCGTCGGTGCACGTCGTCGGGCCCCGGGTGTCGATAAGCGGCGTCACCGCGGAGCCGCGCCCGGTCCGTGCCGGTGGGCCTCCGCTGCACGTCGGCGGGGCGTCTCCGGGTGCGTTGCGCCGCACCGTGCTGCGCGGGCACGGCTGGTACGGCTGGGCCGTCACGCCGGAGGAGACGGCCGCGACCGTGACCCAGCTGGCCGAGCTCGCCGACAACCTGGACCGGCCGGCCGAGCTCGGCGCACTGGAGATCTCAGTGACGCCGAGCGGCCGCACACCGCTGGACGCCACGCTCGTCTCGGCCTACGCCGAGGCGGGGGTGGACCGCCTCATCGTCTCGCCTCCCGGTCGCGTCCGCCGCGACCAGGAGGCGCTGCTCCGCTTCGTGCGTGACACCCCCGCGGCGCTACTTCGCTAG
- a CDS encoding LLM class F420-dependent oxidoreductase, producing MRLGLQLGYWGAAPPTGAPELVAAAEEAGFDAVYTAEAWGSDAFTPLAWWGAATERIGLGTAVVQISARTPAACAMHALTLDHLSGGRFSLGLGVSGPQVVEGWYGRPFAKPLARTREYVRVVRDVLARRAPVTNDGPHYPLPYRGEGALGLGKPLKPITHPLRADLPILLGSEGPKNVALTGEIADGWIAVFYSPRLGGMYEEWLGEGLARPGARRTRGEFDVVANCQIIVTDDRRPGLDAQKPALAHYIGGMGAPGMNFHADLFVRAGFKEAVDDITSLFAAGKRAEAVAAVPDEMVDEISIVGDADHVRREIARREAAGVSMLLTGARSVAEVRALGALLRADAPAARGQASS from the coding sequence ATGCGGCTCGGCTTGCAGCTCGGCTACTGGGGGGCTGCGCCGCCGACCGGCGCGCCCGAGCTCGTCGCCGCCGCCGAGGAGGCCGGGTTCGACGCGGTCTACACCGCCGAGGCGTGGGGGTCGGACGCCTTCACGCCGCTGGCCTGGTGGGGTGCGGCCACGGAGCGGATCGGGCTGGGTACCGCGGTCGTGCAGATCTCGGCGCGCACCCCGGCCGCGTGTGCGATGCACGCGCTCACGCTCGACCACCTCTCCGGTGGGCGGTTCTCGCTCGGGCTGGGCGTCTCCGGGCCGCAGGTCGTCGAGGGCTGGTACGGGCGGCCGTTCGCCAAGCCGCTGGCCCGCACCCGGGAGTACGTCCGCGTCGTGCGGGACGTGCTCGCCCGCCGGGCGCCGGTCACCAACGACGGCCCGCACTACCCGCTGCCCTACCGCGGCGAGGGCGCGCTCGGGCTCGGCAAACCGCTCAAGCCGATCACCCATCCGCTCCGCGCCGACCTGCCGATCCTGCTCGGCTCCGAAGGCCCGAAGAACGTCGCGCTCACCGGCGAGATCGCCGACGGCTGGATCGCGGTCTTCTACTCCCCGCGGCTGGGCGGCATGTACGAGGAGTGGCTCGGCGAAGGGCTGGCCCGGCCCGGCGCGCGGCGCACCCGCGGCGAGTTCGACGTGGTCGCGAACTGCCAGATCATCGTCACCGACGACCGGCGGCCCGGACTCGACGCGCAGAAGCCCGCGCTGGCGCACTACATCGGCGGGATGGGCGCGCCCGGCATGAACTTCCACGCCGACCTGTTCGTCCGCGCCGGCTTCAAGGAGGCCGTGGACGACATCACGTCGTTGTTCGCGGCGGGCAAACGGGCCGAGGCGGTCGCCGCCGTGCCCGACGAGATGGTCGACGAGATCTCGATCGTCGGCGACGCCGACCACGTCCGCCGGGAGATCGCCCGCCGCGAGGCGGCGGGCGTCTCGATGCTCCTCACCGGCGCCCGCTCGGTGGCCGAGGTCCGCGCGCTGGGTGCGCTGCTCCGGGCCGACGCCCCGGCAGCCCGCGGTCAGGCGTCGTCGTAG